The genomic DNA TTGTTGAGCCCCTTATGCGACCAGTGATCCAGATCGGGCAGGAGTTCGCGCTTGGCCGCGCCATATGAGCGGAGCTTGTCCGTTATAATCCGCTTGGGAACAGACCCCGCGCGTTTCATCAGCTTGCGCAAAAGCCGTTTGGCGGCCCGTTTGTCCCGCCGGGACTGGAGGATCTCGTCCAGAACAACGCCGCGTTGATCAACGGCGCGCCAGAGCCAGAACGTCTTGCCGGAAATCTTCACCACGACTTCGTCAAGATGCCAGATGTCGCCGGGGCGGCGCTGGCATCGCCGCAAGTTTCTCGCGATCTGCGGCCCGAATTTGGCCGTCCAGCGCCGAACCGTTTCATAGGAGACGTCGATGCCACGTTCGAGCAGCATCTCCTCAACCTCCCGCAGGCTCAGATTGAACCGGACGTACAGCCAGACCGCGTGGGCAATGATCGAAGGCGGGAACCGGTGCCGCTTGTAGCTGATGGAAGGTGTCTGCATCGCCGTGACCTACGTAGCAAACAGCAAGGAGGCAATCGCTACTTGCCGTTCAGCGCGTCAGGAGGCGCCTTGCTCTTCCATCTGCTGAGCAAGCTCTACGAGCGCACCAGCGTGATCATCACCACGAACCTCAGCTTCAGCGAGTGGGCCACAGTGTTCGGTGACGCCAAGATGACCACCGCGCTTCTCGATCGGCTGACCCATCGCTGCCACATCCTCGAGACCGGAAACGACAGCTTCCGCTTCAAGGACAGCGCGGCTGCAGCAACGCGGAAAAAGAGGGAGGGAAGCCATGTCTTGACCCAATCATGACCCGCTCAGCATAATTCAAGGTGGGTCACTTCTCGATGGAAACCCCGGGTCAGTTCTGGGTGGAAATCAACAGAAAATGGGTTTTCCAACCGACTGGCGTACACGACCGGTCTGGAACCCATAAACGGCCACACCCCAAACGCCCGCCCCAAAGGAGCGAACGTCAAATCTCGGCCAGAGCTAGGACAACCTCCTCTTCAGCTGGAGACGAGGCTGGCCTTCTCCGGGTCATACCGAAACTTGGTAATCGTGCCGTCCTTGATCTTCTGGACCGCCTCGTCGATGACGAATAGCGGCACCAGGAACCACTCTCGGGGCATCACGGGACGGCCGAACCGATCCGGAATTTCGATGTCGAGCTGTGCAGTTCCGAAAATCCGGTGGATCAGGTTTTCAAGCCGGGTCTGGTTGATGTTGTAGAGCTCATAGGTCGCCACAACCTCGACCGGCGCCATCAGGAACGTCGGTTGAAGATGCGCACCGGCAATCCTCTTCTCGACACCCAATGTGGTCACGCCAATCTTGTGCACCAAGTCCCGGTTCTCGGACACCATCGGATGATCGGACTTGCTGCGCAGAACATAGATCGTGCCGGTGGTGCTGTCGCCTTCTTCGGGGGCGTCCGCGAACAACGGCCCCGCGACGGACTCGGTGATCCTCCGACCGGATTCATCCTTGTTCAAAGCTCGTTGGAGCGAACGCATCAGCATTCTGCTTTCCGTGCCATTGTCGAAAATCACGCGCAGACGGGCATCTGTCCGTCCTTGATCAGTGAGAGTCTCCTCGCCCATCTCCGCGACATAGGCTTTTTGCCCCTCAACGATGAAGAAACGGCCCTTCTGGATCTCGGCCTTCAGCTCGAAGGGGCGGGTTTCACGCTGCCCGGAATCCAGTTCACGCTGCACCTTCTCGAATAGCGGTTGGAAGGTCTCGAAATCCTCACATCGCTGACGGTTCGCGATGTCCTCCGCCTCCTTGCGTTCGGCGTTCGAGCGGACATGCTTCAACTCGGTGATAGGGGAGGCTTCGACCTCGACACCAAGCGCGGCAAGCAACGCATCATCATCCAGATCGTCGGCAACTGGCGTCATCTCGGCTCCGGACAGAAGGCCACCAGCGTCGAGGTCGGCAAGAAGGTCAGCGGCTTCCGGCAGCTCCCGCAGCCGTTGAAGACGCACGGCATAAAGGCGTTCGAAAATATCGCCGTCCTCGGAATGCTGAGGCAGGCGTCCATGCTCGGCGACGAATTTCTGGATGTCCTCGAAGCCCGCAATGATCCGTTCCTCGCGGGGCGTCCGCGTGACTTGCTTCTTCTTCTCGACCTCGATCCCCAGCTCGGACAGCAGGGCGTCGTCATCATCGGTGAACATGTTAGCCATTCATCGACTCCTGCTTCATGCGCGTGAGGAAGGCCACGCCTTCGGCCATGCGTTTCTCCCAGGCATCTGTGGAGGTCAATGACGGCAGCCGCCCGCGCTCCTGCTTGAACTTCACAGCACGCTTGGCGAGGTCTCGGGCTTCCTCCGGGGACAGCTTGATCTTCTTGGCCTCGATCACCGCGGCCACCTCTTTCAGGCTCTCCTCGCTCATGGTCTTGGCAAGGATTGCATAGGCTTCGCTGAACGGATTGATCCGGTCGATCAGGTCGATATCCAGCTCCTTGACGCTCATGGCGAACTGGCGAACGCCATCGACAAAAGCGGTGTTGGATGGCGCATCGGTGCCATCCCCCAACAGCGTCTTCTTGGCCTGCTGCGTGAAATTCATCGCGGCAATGGCGTGTTGGCGCACGGCCTCCTGATCCGCCTCGTCCAGCTCGGGATACTTGTCGCGAACGATCTTGCCCATTTTCACCTGGGTCAGCTCTTCCGGCACCATTTCCTCATCGAACAGCCCGCGCTCGATCGCGGTCTTGTCCTGCACGAAGGCTGTAATGACCTCGTTCAGATCGTTCTCGCAGATACGGTTGGCTTCGGGGCTCTTGGGCTGGGTCAGGCCCTTGATCTCGATCTGGAACGTGCCCTTCTGCTCGTTGAAGCCCACATTGCACTTGCTGTCGTCGTAGCCGTTCTCGCCATAATCGAAGCCGTCCTGCGCCGTGTTGGCCGGAGTCTTCGGCTTGAACTCGAACTTGGGCGTCAGCACCTGCTCCATCAGCAAGCTCGCCGCGATGGCCTTCAGCGTGTCGTTGACGGCTTCGCGCACCGCTTCCTCCGAGGCATCAGGTTCGGCGATCAGGTTGGTGAATCGCGCGTGCGTCTTGCCCTTTGCATCCCGCGTGGCCCGTCCGATGATCTGCACGATCTCCGTCAGACTCGACCGATAACCCACGGTCAGGGCGTGCTCACACCAGATCCAGTCGAAGCCTTCCTTCGCCATCCCAAGCGCGATGATGATGTCCACATGATCGCGATTGTTCTTCTGGCTCGGGTCCTTGAGAGAGGCGGAAACCTTGTCCCGCTTGGCCGGGTCATCATCCACCAGGTCGGCGATCCTCAACACCTTGCCATCGGGGCGCTTCACCAGTTGGAAGCCCGTGGCCGGATCGGTGCCCTGCCAATCGCCCAAGGCGTCGATGATATGCTCGACCTCCCTATGCTTGTCCTTCGTGCTTTCGCGCGAATTGACGTTCGGGATGTGCAGGATCGTCTTCTCGGTCGGGTCCAGCACCTTCAGCAGCTCGTCGGCATAGGAGCCGCTGTAGAAGAAATACCCGATGTCGAGCGTCTTCAGGTAGGTGTAGCCGCTGAGCTGTTCGTAATAGGTGTAGGTCACGGTCTCGAACCGCGCCTCATCCTCGGGCGACAGAACGGCCTCGGTGTCACCACGGAAATACGATCCGGTCATCGCGACCACATGCGCCTTGTCACGGGCGATCAGGGTGCCAAGATGCGCCCCCAGCTTGTTGACAGGGTTGGCCGAGACATGGTGGAACTCGTCCACCGCGATCAGCCGGTCATCGAAGGCCTCGATCCCGAACTTGTCGACGGCAAAGCGGAAAGTGGCGTGGGTGCAAACGAGGATCTGGTCGTCGCCTTCCAGAAACTTGCCGACCGCCCCGACCTTGCCGCTGTCACCACCGGGCGCGTTGCAGAGGTTCCAGCGCGGCGCGACGGTCCAGTCGGCCCAGAAGCCGAACTTCGACAGCGGCTCATCGGCGAAGCTCGATCCGATCGACTTCTCCGGCACCACGATGATGGCCTGCTTCAGACCCTGATTGTGCAGCTTGTCTAGCGCGATGAACATCAGCGCCCGGCTTTTCCCCGAGGCGGGCGGCGACTTGATCAGCAGGTATTGCTCCCCCCGCTTTTCATAGGCGCGCTCCTGCATGGTGCGCATTCCAAGCTCGTTGGACTTGGTGGAGCTGCCATTGGCCGGATAGGAAACGGAAACAGAGGGAACAGACTTGGTCATGCGGAAATCCTGTAGTCTTGCAAATAGGTGATGGCCCATGCTGGCGGGCTGGGCCAACTGCGGAAACCTTTGTCATGCCAAGTCACGCTGGCATCCCCGATCAGTCCATTCGTCTCCAGATGCCGAACAAAGGCATCATGGTCATAGAGATAGGCCTCATCGCCGTGCAGGAAGGCGACGTAGATCTGCTTGCCGAGGTACTTCCGGTCGATGACCAGTCGCCCCTTCAACTGCACCTTGAGGAAGGTTTCACCATCGATGTGAACCGCGATGAAATCGGCCCCCTGCCAATCATCCGTCAGGCGAATGCAATTGAAGCCGTAATCCGCCAAGCGGGCCGCAAGCTTGTGAAAGTTGTAGTTTTCCCGCTGTCGGGAGTTGAGGTCGGCATAGGGGACACGGGCGAACATCTCAGGCCGGAACCTTCGTCGTCATCTTGGTGTACATGTCGAAGAGCTTTTCGAGGCGTTCGGTGTCGTTCTTGAAGCGGCGGCCAATGTAGATGCGTTCCAGGGTCTCGTCGTTGCGGTCATGGGCTGCGCGGAGGTTGGCAGGCATCTTTTCGGGGTCGTAGAGGTCCGCGATGGTGGCCGGGAAATGCGCCTCGCGCGCCAGAAGGATGTCTTCTGCGCAGCGGGTCAAGTCTTCGCGGTTTTTCTCGGTCAACTTGGGCACGGGGAAGGTGTTCCACACCAATGTACTGGAGTATCGGTAGTCGGACTTAATCCTACCGGCTACCGCACGAACCCAAACCATATGAAGACTAGATGATACGACAGAAAAGTCGAACATCTTTGATCCGTATATAGCGGATGCAGAATCCGCTATAACCTGATGCTTGCCGTTCATGATACCAGCGGTCACATAGTCTCTGCGCTCAGAAAAATGCCTAGGAATAACCATGCTCATTTGAGTGGTGTGAGGCGTGAACACAAATCGATGCGGGGTATTTGCATTTTGGTTTGCTTGCTGGCCCCTGCTCTCAAATCGAAGGTGAAAAACAGCATCTAACCGACGGCGAACTTCCGGAATATCCTCGGCATACTTCCGCTGCCGATCCTCAATCCATAGGCAAAATCTTCGCGTTCCCCTGATATATTCAGCGGAACCTATGTACTCTCGAATAAATTCTTTCGCTTCGGGATGGCTTGAGATCAATGCGTCTCTCTCGTCGCCACTAAGGATTAAATTGCCACCGTCCGTTGGCTTGTTTCCATAGTCCATCTTCGAAAGATCATGGATAGCTTTGGTGGACTTTTTCACCACAACCTTTGATCCTGGGACTAAGTAAGGGCCAATTACTGAAACTTCTTGAACCTGATCACCCGAGTATAGCTTGGAAATTTGTCTCCCGTATGGGGACAAGCCTACGATCACGACCGTTACTGCCGCCTTATTGCTAGCAAGGTTACTCCATAGGAAGGAGGTATGTGCAAAATGAATATGGTTATCCTCATGGAAAATAAGCGGCCACAGCATAGCAACCTGCTCGCCCTGAGTGATAGAATTCGTCGTAACAAAAGCTGATGACGATCCGCTTACTCTGTTGAAGATAGCCGCTTTATACATGAAGGCAGCAACATAATCCAAATCTTTGTACTTTTTGAAGACATCCTCAAAAATCCTTCTCATATCCTCCTTTTGATCGGTCGTTTGGTTAACACTTCCTTGGTAGGGAGGATTTGCACAAATGTATGTCTCACCGCCTTCGTTCTCAAAATCAATCTGCGCCTGATCCAATGGCGTCT from Paracoccus aerodenitrificans includes the following:
- a CDS encoding DEAD/DEAH box helicase, which gives rise to MTKSVPSVSVSYPANGSSTKSNELGMRTMQERAYEKRGEQYLLIKSPPASGKSRALMFIALDKLHNQGLKQAIIVVPEKSIGSSFADEPLSKFGFWADWTVAPRWNLCNAPGGDSGKVGAVGKFLEGDDQILVCTHATFRFAVDKFGIEAFDDRLIAVDEFHHVSANPVNKLGAHLGTLIARDKAHVVAMTGSYFRGDTEAVLSPEDEARFETVTYTYYEQLSGYTYLKTLDIGYFFYSGSYADELLKVLDPTEKTILHIPNVNSRESTKDKHREVEHIIDALGDWQGTDPATGFQLVKRPDGKVLRIADLVDDDPAKRDKVSASLKDPSQKNNRDHVDIIIALGMAKEGFDWIWCEHALTVGYRSSLTEIVQIIGRATRDAKGKTHARFTNLIAEPDASEEAVREAVNDTLKAIAASLLMEQVLTPKFEFKPKTPANTAQDGFDYGENGYDDSKCNVGFNEQKGTFQIEIKGLTQPKSPEANRICENDLNEVITAFVQDKTAIERGLFDEEMVPEELTQVKMGKIVRDKYPELDEADQEAVRQHAIAAMNFTQQAKKTLLGDGTDAPSNTAFVDGVRQFAMSVKELDIDLIDRINPFSEAYAILAKTMSEESLKEVAAVIEAKKIKLSPEEARDLAKRAVKFKQERGRLPSLTSTDAWEKRMAEGVAFLTRMKQESMNG
- a CDS encoding GIY-YIG nuclease family protein gives rise to the protein MANMFTDDDDALLSELGIEVEKKKQVTRTPREERIIAGFEDIQKFVAEHGRLPQHSEDGDIFERLYAVRLQRLRELPEAADLLADLDAGGLLSGAEMTPVADDLDDDALLAALGVEVEASPITELKHVRSNAERKEAEDIANRQRCEDFETFQPLFEKVQRELDSGQRETRPFELKAEIQKGRFFIVEGQKAYVAEMGEETLTDQGRTDARLRVIFDNGTESRMLMRSLQRALNKDESGRRITESVAGPLFADAPEEGDSTTGTIYVLRSKSDHPMVSENRDLVHKIGVTTLGVEKRIAGAHLQPTFLMAPVEVVATYELYNINQTRLENLIHRIFGTAQLDIEIPDRFGRPVMPREWFLVPLFVIDEAVQKIKDGTITKFRYDPEKASLVSS
- a CDS encoding IS6 family transposase — protein: MQTPSISYKRHRFPPSIIAHAVWLYVRFNLSLREVEEMLLERGIDVSYETVRRWTAKFGPQIARNLRRCQRRPGDIWHLDEVVVKISGKTFWLWRAVDQRGVVLDEILQSRRDKRAAKRLLRKLMKRAGSVPKRIITDKLRSYGAAKRELLPDLDHWSHKGLNNRAENSHLPFRKRERVMQGHRSPGGLQRFVSIHSAVRNCFSVPARRRAALTIRYHRMEALRTWKVAASIA